The Thioalkalivibrio thiocyanodenitrificans ARhD 1 genome window below encodes:
- a CDS encoding IS256 family transposase, whose amino-acid sequence MQEQEKKELAARLAKGIKTEKDLSDFSAELMKLVVETALGAEMEAHLGYAKHDPAGHHSGNSRNGFSRKTLKGSHGEVEIATPRDRNGSFEPRLVGKGQTRLTQFDDQILALYARGMSTRDIVSAFEQMYGAQVSANLVSRVTEAVIEQVEAWQNRVLDEVYPIVFLDCVVLKVRQDRRMVNKSMYLALGINTEGEKELLGLWLAETEGAKFWLSVLTELQNRGVKEIFIACVDGLSGFPDAIEAAFPHARVQLCMVHMVRNSVRYVSWKERKAVCRDLRQIYHSASAEQAEAQLAAFEAVWGERYPSIGPIWRRHWAQVIPLFDYPPEIRKVTYTTNAIESLNSVIRKATKNRRVFPSDASAMKVVFLAVQSASKRWTRPIQNWKAAMHRFEIEHGERIRATQG is encoded by the coding sequence ATGCAAGAACAAGAGAAGAAGGAGTTGGCGGCGCGCCTGGCCAAGGGGATCAAGACGGAGAAGGATCTCAGTGATTTCAGCGCTGAGCTGATGAAGCTGGTGGTGGAAACCGCGCTGGGCGCGGAGATGGAGGCGCACCTGGGCTATGCCAAGCACGACCCGGCTGGGCACCACAGCGGCAACAGTCGCAACGGATTCAGCCGCAAGACGCTCAAGGGCAGTCACGGGGAGGTCGAGATTGCCACGCCCCGGGATCGCAACGGCAGCTTCGAGCCGCGGCTGGTGGGCAAGGGCCAGACGCGGCTGACACAGTTTGATGATCAGATCCTGGCGCTCTATGCCCGGGGCATGAGCACGCGCGACATTGTCTCGGCCTTTGAGCAGATGTACGGGGCGCAAGTGTCTGCGAACCTGGTCTCGCGGGTCACCGAGGCGGTGATCGAGCAGGTTGAGGCCTGGCAGAACCGGGTGCTCGACGAGGTCTATCCCATTGTTTTTCTGGATTGTGTGGTGCTCAAGGTGCGCCAGGACCGGCGCATGGTGAATAAATCGATGTACCTGGCGCTGGGCATCAACACCGAGGGCGAGAAGGAGTTGCTGGGGCTGTGGCTGGCCGAAACCGAGGGGGCGAAGTTCTGGCTCTCGGTGCTCACCGAGCTTCAGAACCGGGGGGTCAAGGAGATCTTCATCGCCTGCGTGGACGGGCTGAGCGGCTTCCCCGATGCCATCGAGGCGGCCTTCCCCCATGCGCGGGTGCAGCTGTGCATGGTGCACATGGTGAGAAACAGCGTGCGCTACGTCTCCTGGAAGGAGCGCAAGGCGGTGTGCCGGGACCTGCGCCAGATCTACCACAGCGCGAGCGCCGAGCAGGCCGAGGCGCAGCTTGCTGCCTTTGAGGCCGTCTGGGGCGAGCGCTATCCCAGCATTGGGCCGATCTGGCGCCGGCACTGGGCACAGGTGATCCCGCTGTTTGATTATCCGCCCGAGATCCGCAAGGTGACCTACACCACCAACGCCATCGAATCGCTCAACAGCGTCATCCGCAAGGCCACCAAGAACCGGCGTGTCTTCCCCAGCGATGCCTCGGCGATGAAGGTGGTATTCTTGGCCGTGCAGAGCGCCTCAAAGCGCTGGACCCGGCCCATCCAGAACTGGAAGGCCGCCATGCATCGATTCGAAATCGAACATGGCGAGCGAATCCGGGCCACTCAGGGATAG
- the purL gene encoding phosphoribosylformylglycinamidine synthase, protein MLFLPGAPALSDFRLERLLGTLRDAESSVQGLTARFVYFVDPERALTAAERLVLDALLETSGEGTVEFDFLVVPRLGTVSPWSSKATDIAHHCGLDGAVRRIERGIFYRLEGPGPDAQVRRRLAGFLHDRMTETVLFDVAEAERMFLHHEPAPVGVIELGDDAPGALRRTNAEMGLALSDEEIDYLAEAYGALGRAPTDVELMMFAQANSEHCRHKIFNADWIIDGKAQEKTLFAMIRNTHARSPRGILSAYRDNAAVMEGARGMRFMPDPDTAAYRAEEMDLPIVMKVETHNHPTAISPFPGAATGAGGEIRDEGATGRGSKPKAGLTGFSVSNLRIPGFEQPWETDHGRPGRIESALRIMLDGPIGAAAFNNEFGRPALAGYFRTFEERVPGPGGSQLRGYHKPIMIAGGLGSIRPEHVEKHALPEGTPVVVLGGPAMLIGLGGGAASSVASGESAEDLDFASVQRGNPEMERRCQEVIDRCTAMGAANPILSIHDVGAGGLSNAVPEILNDAGRGGAIELRTVPSDEPGMSPMEIWCNEAQERYVLAIDPERLDAFTALCERERAPFAVIGTATADQHLLVGDGLFRNEPVDLPMEVLLGKPPKMLREVHHKTFHKPEFETAGLDPADAVHRVLRLPSVASKGFLITIGDRTVTGLVARDQMVGPWQVPVSDVAVTATDHTGYTGEAMAMGERAPIALVNPAASGRMAIGETVTNLMAADIDRIGRICLSANWMAAAGHAGEDAALFDTVKAVGEELCPRLGIAIPVGKDSLSMKTVWRDGAGEQVMTAPVSLIVTGFAPVADIRRTLTPMLRTEPGETDLILVDLGKGRNRLAGSALAQAYKQVGHHPPDLDDPDMLVRCFGAVRELSRGGYLLALHDRSDGGLMATVCEMAFAGHTGVTLHLDDLGADPLAALFTEELGIVIQVRHENTEEVLSVLREAELGHHSHVIGSLNDADELRFCHGRQDLFRAPRAELQAAWSETSYRMQALRDNPDCAREEFERISDVDDPGLSPVLAFDPGEDVVAPYVNTGARPRVAILREQGVNGQIEMAAAFHKAGFESVDVHMTDILSGRLELSGFRGLAACGGFSYGDVLGAGGGWARSILFNPRGREVFQAFFEREDSFALGVCNGCQMFSQLKDLIPGADQWPRFLRNRSEQFEARLSLVEVTESPSILLAGMAGSRLPVAVAHGEGRVVFDGGDAASAPGVALRYVDNRGQVTEHYPENPNGSPAGITGLTTRDGRVTIMMPHPERVVRTVQHSWHPPEWGEDGPWLRLFRNAREWSC, encoded by the coding sequence ATGCTGTTTCTGCCTGGGGCGCCCGCCCTGTCCGACTTCCGTCTCGAACGCCTGCTGGGCACGCTCCGGGACGCCGAATCGTCGGTGCAGGGGCTCACCGCGCGCTTCGTCTATTTTGTGGATCCGGAACGGGCGCTGACGGCGGCCGAGCGGCTGGTGCTGGATGCCCTGCTGGAGACCTCCGGTGAGGGGACGGTGGAGTTCGATTTCCTGGTGGTGCCCCGTCTGGGCACCGTCTCCCCTTGGTCCAGCAAGGCCACGGATATCGCGCACCACTGCGGGCTGGACGGGGCCGTGCGGCGTATCGAGCGGGGCATCTTCTACCGGCTGGAGGGCCCCGGTCCGGATGCGCAGGTCCGGCGCCGGCTGGCCGGTTTTCTCCACGACCGCATGACCGAGACGGTGCTGTTCGATGTCGCCGAGGCCGAGCGGATGTTCTTGCACCATGAGCCCGCCCCGGTGGGGGTGATCGAGCTGGGGGACGACGCACCAGGGGCGCTGAGGCGGACCAACGCGGAGATGGGTCTTGCCCTGTCCGACGAGGAGATCGACTACCTGGCCGAGGCCTATGGCGCGTTGGGCCGGGCGCCCACCGACGTGGAACTGATGATGTTCGCGCAGGCCAATTCCGAGCACTGCCGCCACAAGATCTTCAACGCGGACTGGATCATCGACGGCAAGGCGCAGGAGAAAACCCTTTTCGCCATGATCCGCAACACCCATGCCCGTTCGCCCCGGGGCATCCTGTCCGCCTACCGGGACAATGCCGCGGTCATGGAGGGCGCGCGCGGCATGCGTTTCATGCCCGACCCGGACACCGCCGCCTACCGCGCCGAGGAGATGGATCTGCCCATCGTCATGAAGGTGGAGACCCATAACCACCCTACAGCGATCTCGCCCTTCCCGGGGGCAGCCACCGGTGCGGGCGGCGAGATCCGCGACGAGGGTGCCACCGGCCGGGGCTCCAAGCCCAAGGCGGGGCTCACGGGGTTTTCCGTGTCCAACCTGCGCATCCCGGGCTTCGAACAGCCCTGGGAGACGGATCACGGCAGGCCGGGGCGCATCGAGAGCGCGCTGCGCATCATGCTGGACGGGCCCATCGGCGCGGCGGCCTTCAACAACGAGTTCGGCCGCCCGGCCCTGGCCGGTTATTTCCGCACCTTCGAGGAGCGGGTGCCGGGCCCAGGCGGCAGCCAACTGCGCGGTTACCACAAGCCCATCATGATCGCCGGCGGTCTCGGCAGCATCCGCCCCGAGCACGTGGAGAAGCATGCCCTGCCCGAGGGTACGCCGGTGGTAGTGCTGGGCGGACCGGCCATGCTCATCGGGCTGGGCGGCGGGGCGGCCTCTTCGGTGGCCAGCGGCGAGAGCGCGGAGGATCTCGACTTCGCGTCGGTGCAGCGGGGCAACCCGGAGATGGAGCGCCGCTGCCAGGAGGTCATCGATCGCTGCACCGCCATGGGTGCCGCCAATCCCATCCTGTCCATCCATGACGTGGGTGCGGGCGGGCTGTCCAACGCGGTACCGGAGATCCTCAACGACGCCGGCCGGGGCGGTGCCATCGAGCTGCGCACGGTGCCCTCCGACGAGCCGGGCATGTCGCCCATGGAGATCTGGTGCAACGAGGCCCAGGAGCGCTACGTGCTGGCCATCGATCCGGAACGCCTGGACGCCTTCACCGCCCTGTGCGAGCGGGAGCGTGCACCCTTCGCCGTGATCGGCACAGCGACGGCCGACCAGCACCTGCTGGTGGGGGACGGGCTGTTCCGCAACGAGCCGGTGGACCTGCCCATGGAGGTGCTGCTGGGCAAGCCGCCGAAGATGCTGCGCGAGGTGCACCACAAGACTTTCCACAAGCCGGAGTTCGAGACCGCCGGGCTGGATCCGGCCGACGCGGTGCACCGCGTGCTGCGTCTGCCCTCGGTGGCATCCAAGGGGTTTCTGATCACCATCGGCGACCGTACCGTCACGGGGCTGGTGGCGCGCGACCAGATGGTGGGGCCGTGGCAGGTGCCGGTGTCGGACGTGGCTGTCACCGCTACGGATCACACCGGCTACACCGGCGAGGCCATGGCCATGGGCGAACGCGCGCCCATCGCCCTGGTGAATCCGGCGGCCTCCGGGCGCATGGCCATCGGCGAGACCGTCACCAACCTGATGGCCGCGGACATCGATCGCATCGGACGCATCTGCCTGTCCGCCAACTGGATGGCCGCGGCGGGACATGCCGGTGAGGACGCGGCGCTGTTCGACACGGTCAAGGCGGTGGGCGAGGAGTTGTGTCCGCGGCTGGGTATCGCCATCCCCGTGGGCAAGGACTCGTTGTCCATGAAGACCGTGTGGCGGGACGGGGCGGGCGAGCAGGTCATGACCGCGCCGGTGTCGCTCATCGTCACGGGGTTCGCGCCGGTGGCGGACATCCGCCGCACGCTCACGCCTATGCTGCGCACGGAGCCGGGCGAAACTGACCTGATCCTCGTCGACCTGGGCAAGGGGCGCAATCGCCTGGCGGGCTCGGCGCTGGCCCAGGCGTACAAGCAGGTGGGCCACCACCCGCCGGACCTGGATGATCCGGACATGCTCGTGCGCTGTTTCGGGGCGGTGCGCGAGTTGAGCAGGGGCGGGTATCTGCTGGCGCTCCATGACCGCTCTGACGGCGGACTCATGGCGACGGTCTGCGAGATGGCCTTTGCCGGGCACACCGGCGTGACGCTGCACCTGGATGATCTGGGTGCGGACCCGCTGGCGGCGCTGTTTACCGAGGAGCTGGGGATCGTCATCCAGGTGCGCCACGAGAATACCGAGGAGGTGCTTTCCGTGCTGCGCGAGGCGGAGCTGGGACATCACAGCCACGTGATCGGCAGTCTCAATGACGCCGATGAGCTTCGGTTTTGCCACGGCAGGCAGGACCTGTTCAGGGCACCCCGGGCGGAGCTTCAGGCCGCCTGGTCAGAGACCAGTTACCGCATGCAGGCACTGCGCGACAACCCGGACTGCGCCCGTGAGGAGTTCGAGCGGATCTCCGACGTTGACGATCCGGGGCTGTCGCCTGTGCTTGCCTTTGATCCGGGCGAGGACGTGGTCGCCCCCTACGTGAACACCGGTGCCCGCCCGCGGGTGGCGATCCTCCGCGAGCAGGGGGTGAACGGCCAGATCGAGATGGCGGCCGCCTTCCACAAGGCGGGGTTCGAGAGCGTGGACGTGCACATGACCGACATTCTGTCGGGCCGCCTGGAGCTGTCGGGTTTTCGCGGGCTGGCGGCCTGCGGCGGCTTCTCCTACGGCGACGTACTGGGCGCGGGGGGCGGCTGGGCCCGCTCCATCCTCTTCAATCCCCGGGGCCGGGAGGTCTTCCAGGCCTTCTTCGAGCGCGAGGACAGCTTTGCCCTTGGCGTGTGCAACGGCTGCCAGATGTTCTCGCAGCTCAAGGATCTGATCCCGGGGGCCGACCAGTGGCCGCGCTTCCTGCGCAACCGCTCCGAGCAGTTCGAGGCGCGCCTGTCCCTCGTGGAGGTGACAGAGAGTCCGTCCATCCTGCTGGCGGGCATGGCGGGTTCAAGGCTGCCCGTGGCCGTGGCCCACGGTGAGGGCAGGGTGGTCTTCGACGGCGGAGATGCCGCGTCCGCGCCGGGTGTGGCGCTACGCTACGTGGACAACCGCGGGCAGGTCACGGAGCACTATCCGGAGAATCCCAACGGGTCTCCCGCCGGGATCACCGGCCTTACCACCCGTGACGGCCGGGTCACCATCATGATGCCTCACCCGGAGCGCGTCGTGCGCACCGTGCAGCATTCCTGGCACCCGCCCGAATGGGGCGAGGACGGGCCGTGGCTGCGGCTGTTCCGCAATGCGAGGGAATGGAGTTGTTGA
- a CDS encoding LAGLIDADG family homing endonuclease, translated as MNLEDLAAIHAAYIAGLIDGEGTITLTRKHRNENRQLAVTISSTERNLLEFVKETLGVGKITRIRNRGAQHQAD; from the coding sequence ATGAACCTTGAAGACCTGGCCGCGATACACGCCGCCTACATCGCAGGACTGATCGACGGGGAAGGCACCATCACCCTCACCCGAAAGCATCGAAACGAAAACCGTCAGCTCGCGGTAACCATCAGCAGCACGGAGCGAAATCTTCTGGAATTCGTCAAGGAAACCCTCGGCGTCGGAAAGATTACCCGGATTCGAAACCGCGGTGCTCAGCATCAAGCCGATTGA
- a CDS encoding mannose-1-phosphate guanylyltransferase/mannose-6-phosphate isomerase — MIPVILSGGSGTRLWPLSRALYPKQFLPLVREDRTLLQSTVERIRGYPGVGAPLVVCNEAHRFLVAEQLRTVSEDPGTILLEPVGRNTAPAVALAALSQAESDAMLLVMPADHVIRDVEDFHKALSVGLEPARAGMLVTFGVVPASAHTGYGYIRVDKSGQWSVVSGQLLKSDGPRTIDNGPPSNHGPYPVAGFVEKPDAATAGRYLASGDYFWNSGMFLFRASAYLEALERHAPDILEACREALAGQERDRDFLRVDEEAFARCRADSIDYAVMEKTDRAVVVPLDAGWSDVGSWSALREAGGQDAAGNVFHGDVLAEGVRNTFVHAGRRLVAAVGVEDLIIVETGDALLVMDKSRTEDVKRIVDRLREADREEALDHRCVARPWGTYECIDSAERFRVKRITVKPGARLSLQLHHHRAEHWVVVRGTARITRDGEVFMLSENESTFIPIGVKHRLENPGRIPLELIEVQSGAYLGEDDIVRFEDAYGRS; from the coding sequence GTGATTCCTGTCATTCTCAGCGGTGGGTCGGGTACCCGTTTATGGCCCTTGTCCCGGGCACTGTATCCGAAGCAGTTCCTGCCCCTGGTCCGGGAGGATCGCACGCTGCTGCAGTCCACCGTGGAGCGCATCCGCGGGTATCCCGGTGTCGGTGCCCCCCTGGTGGTGTGCAACGAAGCGCACCGTTTCCTGGTGGCGGAGCAGCTTCGCACGGTGTCGGAGGATCCGGGCACGATCCTGCTGGAGCCCGTGGGCCGCAACACGGCACCGGCGGTGGCGCTGGCCGCGCTGAGCCAGGCGGAGTCGGATGCGATGCTGCTGGTGATGCCCGCCGACCACGTGATACGGGACGTGGAGGACTTCCACAAGGCCCTGTCCGTTGGGCTGGAACCGGCCAGGGCGGGGATGCTGGTCACCTTCGGGGTGGTGCCGGCGTCCGCCCATACGGGTTACGGATACATACGGGTTGATAAGAGCGGTCAGTGGTCAGTGGTCAGTGGTCAGTTGTTGAAAAGCGACGGACCACGGACAATTGACAACGGACCGCCTTCAAACCACGGACCGTATCCAGTGGCCGGGTTCGTCGAGAAGCCCGACGCGGCGACCGCCGGGCGGTATCTGGCCTCGGGCGATTACTTCTGGAACAGCGGCATGTTCCTGTTCCGGGCCTCCGCTTACCTGGAGGCACTGGAGCGGCACGCACCGGACATCCTGGAGGCCTGCCGGGAGGCGCTCGCCGGGCAGGAGCGGGACCGGGATTTTCTGCGCGTCGATGAGGAGGCCTTTGCCCGCTGCCGCGCGGATTCCATCGATTACGCGGTCATGGAGAAGACCGACCGGGCCGTGGTGGTGCCGTTGGATGCGGGCTGGAGCGACGTGGGTTCCTGGAGCGCCCTCCGGGAGGCGGGCGGGCAGGACGCGGCCGGCAACGTGTTCCACGGGGATGTGCTTGCCGAGGGTGTGCGCAACACCTTCGTGCACGCCGGCCGGCGGCTGGTGGCGGCGGTGGGTGTGGAGGACCTGATCATCGTGGAGACCGGCGATGCGCTGCTGGTCATGGACAAGTCGCGCACCGAGGATGTGAAGCGGATCGTCGACCGCCTGCGCGAGGCGGATCGCGAGGAGGCCCTCGATCACCGATGCGTGGCGCGCCCCTGGGGCACGTACGAGTGCATCGATTCGGCGGAACGCTTCCGGGTCAAGCGCATCACGGTCAAGCCGGGGGCAAGGCTTTCCCTGCAGTTGCACCATCACCGCGCCGAGCACTGGGTGGTGGTGCGCGGTACGGCGCGCATCACCCGGGACGGGGAGGTATTCATGCTGAGCGAGAACGAATCCACCTTCATTCCCATCGGCGTGAAGCACCGCCTGGAGAATCCGGGACGCATCCCGCTGGAACTGATCGAGGTGCAGTCCGGGGCCTATCTGGGCGAGGACGACATCGTGCGTTTTGAGGATGCCTACGGGCGTTCGTAG
- a CDS encoding undecaprenyl-phosphate glucose phosphotransferase, giving the protein MATGSLRGVLKEYSSTLSVLLHVCDWVWIALTGWLAHWIYLGRPSLPGFYEAAILVGVLLAALVFPRFHVYRAWRGASLIEELRLITLSWATVVAALVFIAFVIKMGETYSRGWALIWAALAWFGLIASRILLRRLLKWMRARGFNQRRIVIVGADELGREVAARISAAPWTGLQVAGFFSDPDGPPETGVGPYPVIGSIGDLPAYVEREPVDQVWLALPLKEEEKVRDLLYALRHATVDIRFVPDLFGLRLINHSVTDVAGLPVMNLSMSPMEGFNRLIKGLEDRILALLILVLVSPLLVVIAVGVKLSSPGPVLFRQTRHGWDGREMRIYKFRTMVEHREEDGRVTQARRNDARVTPFGAFLRRTSLDELPQFVNVLQGRISIVGPRPHALAHNAFYKEHVDHYMQRHKVKPGITGWAQINGYRGETDTLEKMRKRVEHDLYYIENWSIWFDLKIILLTVFKGFVGRNVY; this is encoded by the coding sequence ATGGCAACCGGATCGCTGCGGGGTGTACTGAAGGAATACTCCAGCACACTCAGTGTGCTGCTGCACGTGTGCGACTGGGTGTGGATCGCCCTGACCGGCTGGCTCGCCCACTGGATCTACCTGGGCAGGCCGTCGCTTCCCGGCTTCTACGAGGCGGCGATTCTCGTCGGGGTGCTGCTCGCGGCCCTGGTGTTCCCGCGGTTCCACGTCTACAGGGCATGGCGCGGCGCTTCCCTGATCGAGGAGCTGCGCCTGATCACGTTGTCCTGGGCGACGGTGGTGGCCGCGCTGGTGTTCATCGCCTTCGTGATCAAGATGGGGGAGACCTATTCCCGGGGCTGGGCGCTGATATGGGCCGCCCTGGCGTGGTTCGGGCTCATCGCCAGCCGGATCCTGCTGCGAAGGCTGCTGAAATGGATGCGGGCGCGCGGCTTCAATCAACGGAGGATCGTCATCGTCGGCGCCGACGAACTGGGCCGGGAGGTGGCGGCGCGTATCAGCGCGGCGCCGTGGACGGGACTTCAGGTCGCGGGATTCTTCTCTGATCCCGATGGGCCCCCGGAGACAGGGGTGGGCCCTTATCCCGTGATCGGTTCCATCGGGGATCTGCCGGCGTACGTGGAGAGGGAGCCGGTGGATCAGGTCTGGCTCGCCCTGCCCCTCAAGGAGGAGGAGAAGGTCCGCGATCTGCTGTATGCGCTGCGCCATGCCACGGTGGACATCCGCTTTGTGCCGGACCTGTTCGGGCTCCGCCTGATCAATCACTCGGTCACCGACGTGGCCGGCCTGCCGGTCATGAATCTCTCCATGTCGCCGATGGAGGGGTTCAACCGGCTGATCAAGGGGCTCGAGGACAGGATCCTCGCCCTGTTGATCCTCGTGCTCGTCAGTCCGCTGCTGGTGGTCATCGCCGTCGGGGTCAAACTGAGTTCCCCCGGCCCTGTCCTGTTCAGGCAGACGCGCCACGGCTGGGACGGCCGCGAGATGCGCATCTACAAGTTTCGCACCATGGTGGAACACCGGGAGGAGGACGGCCGGGTCACCCAGGCCCGCAGGAACGATGCCCGGGTGACACCGTTCGGCGCCTTCCTGCGGCGAACGAGCCTGGACGAGCTGCCGCAGTTCGTCAATGTGCTGCAGGGCCGTATCTCCATCGTGGGTCCGCGCCCCCACGCGCTGGCGCACAACGCGTTCTACAAGGAGCACGTGGACCACTACATGCAGCGCCACAAGGTAAAGCCGGGAATCACCGGCTGGGCCCAGATCAACGGCTACCGGGGCGAAACCGACACCCTGGAGAAGATGCGCAAACGGGTGGAGCACGACCTGTACTACATCGAGAACTGGTCGATCTGGTTCGACCTGAAGATCATCCTGCTCACGGTCTTCAAGGGGTTCGTGGGCAGAAATGTTTATTGA
- a CDS encoding WecB/TagA/CpsF family glycosyltransferase → MTESTQAHREEQREHGWVTLPAIRIGGMRIVTASRSALAGAMVADCLAARRPDPRPRLIFSANGHALSLRETDSAYRAAVDQADVIHADGGFLVTASRLLASTPIAERSATTDMIHDCAAQAAAHGLSFYLLGGTETVNAACARILADTYPGLAIAGRRHGYFSPEEEDDIVAGINAAQPDVLWVGLGKPGEQLFSVRHRDRLCAGWLVTCGGCFNFVTGDYRRAPAWMRNHNLEWLHRMLSQPRKLFRRYLLTTPHALWLVLTRR, encoded by the coding sequence ATGACGGAGTCGACACAGGCGCACCGGGAGGAACAGCGGGAACACGGATGGGTAACCCTCCCCGCCATCCGCATCGGAGGCATGCGCATCGTGACCGCCTCACGGAGCGCGCTGGCCGGGGCAATGGTGGCGGACTGCCTGGCGGCGCGGCGCCCCGATCCCCGCCCGCGCCTGATATTCAGCGCAAACGGTCATGCCCTCTCCCTGCGGGAAACGGACAGCGCCTATCGCGCCGCCGTGGATCAGGCGGATGTCATTCACGCGGACGGCGGCTTCCTGGTGACCGCATCGAGACTGCTTGCATCCACGCCCATCGCGGAACGCAGCGCCACCACCGACATGATCCACGACTGCGCCGCGCAGGCCGCCGCCCACGGCCTGTCCTTCTATCTGCTTGGCGGGACCGAAACGGTCAACGCCGCCTGTGCCCGCATCCTGGCCGACACCTACCCGGGGCTCGCAATCGCCGGACGGCGGCACGGTTACTTCTCTCCCGAGGAGGAGGACGACATCGTTGCCGGGATCAATGCGGCGCAGCCCGACGTCCTGTGGGTCGGGCTCGGAAAACCCGGGGAGCAGCTTTTCAGCGTACGTCACCGGGACCGGCTGTGCGCCGGATGGCTGGTCACCTGCGGGGGATGCTTCAACTTCGTCACCGGAGACTACCGGCGGGCGCCCGCGTGGATGCGCAACCACAATCTGGAATGGCTGCACCGCATGCTGAGCCAACCGCGCAAACTGTTCCGGCGCTACCTGCTGACCACGCCCCACGCCCTATGGCTGGTGCTGACGCGGCGTTGA
- a CDS encoding glycosyltransferase family 2 protein, whose translation MSEPLFTVVIPVYNRAHLLGETIRSVLAQTCRDFEIIVVDDGSDDNPDAVLEALGDRRIRLIRQDNSGANTARNRGIDAAHGRYIAFLDSDDRFMPHHLESVAAVLRVSPETVVHGRVLVDRGGGRTNLKPPRGLAPGEHMAEYLLCERGFVATSSLVVPTPVAREVRYLEGLPYGQDTDFAIRLYLHGMHFHLLAEPSVVWRDVADPERISARSVPEVRLRWLEGIRSEIPVRAYHGHRGWFLAKSYARSGRLWKALTLYASAVGHRCYRPRLAMVIAMQILFPAGAYRRIADFYLARISPRRS comes from the coding sequence ATGAGCGAGCCGCTTTTCACGGTTGTGATACCCGTCTATAACCGTGCGCACCTCCTGGGTGAGACCATCCGGTCGGTGCTGGCGCAGACGTGCCGGGATTTCGAGATCATCGTCGTGGACGACGGCTCGGACGACAACCCGGACGCCGTGCTGGAAGCGCTCGGGGACCGCCGCATTCGCCTGATCCGGCAGGATAACAGCGGTGCCAATACCGCCCGGAACCGGGGGATCGACGCGGCGCATGGGCGATACATCGCCTTTCTCGACTCTGATGACCGGTTCATGCCGCACCATCTGGAAAGCGTCGCCGCGGTCCTGCGCGTGTCACCCGAAACCGTCGTTCATGGACGGGTACTGGTCGACCGAGGCGGCGGCAGGACGAACCTGAAACCACCGCGGGGGCTCGCGCCCGGGGAACACATGGCCGAGTACCTGCTCTGCGAACGCGGTTTCGTGGCCACGTCCTCGCTGGTGGTGCCCACGCCTGTCGCCCGCGAAGTCCGGTACCTGGAGGGACTGCCCTACGGTCAGGACACGGATTTCGCCATCCGGCTCTACCTTCACGGGATGCACTTTCATCTGCTTGCCGAACCGTCGGTCGTCTGGCGGGACGTGGCGGACCCGGAAAGAATTTCGGCGCGATCGGTGCCGGAGGTCCGGCTGCGCTGGCTGGAGGGCATCAGGAGCGAGATTCCGGTGCGTGCGTACCATGGCCACCGGGGATGGTTCCTTGCAAAGTCGTATGCCCGATCGGGAAGGCTCTGGAAGGCACTGACGCTCTATGCGTCCGCCGTCGGGCACCGGTGCTACAGGCCGCGGCTCGCGATGGTCATCGCCATGCAGATCCTGTTCCCGGCCGGCGCCTACCGGCGCATCGCCGATTTCTACCTGGCCCGGATATCTCCCCGCCGTTCGTAG